In the Pleuronectes platessa chromosome 23, fPlePla1.1, whole genome shotgun sequence genome, cgtGTCccctgttcctgtcccgtgttcctgtcccgtgttcctgtcccgtgttcctgtcccgtgttcatgttcatgtcccgtgttcctgtaccgtgttcgtgtcctgtgttcatgttcctgtcccgtgttcctgtcccgtgttcctgtaccgtgttcgtgtcctgtgttcatgttcctgtcccctgttcctgtcccgtgttcctgtcccctgttcctgtcccgtgttcctgtcccgtggtCCTGTCCCGTGTTCGTGTCCcgtgttcatgttcatgtcccgtgttcctgtaccgtgttcgtgtcctgtgttcatgttcctgtcccgtgttcctgtcccgtgttcctgtaccgtgttcgtgtcctgtgttcatgttcctgtcccgtgtccctgtcccgtgttcctgtaccgtgttcctgtcccgtgttcctgtcccgtgttcctgtcccgtgttcctgtcccgtgttcctgtcccgtgttcgtGTCCCGTGTtcatgtcccgtgttcctgtcccgtgttcatGTCCCGTGTTCATGTTCCTGTTCTGTGTtcatgtcccgtgttcctgtcccgtgttcgtGTCccctgttcctgtcccgtgttcctgtcccgtgttcctgtcccgtgttcctgtcccgtgttcctgtcccgtgttcctgtcccgtgttcctgtcccgtgttcctgtcccgtgttcctgtcccgtgttcctgtcccgtgttcctgtcccgtgttcctgtcccgtgttcctgtcccgtgttcctgtaccgtgttcgtgtcctgtgttcatgttcatgtcccgtgttcctgtcccttGTTcgtgtcccgtgttcctgtcccgtgttcctgtcccgtgttcctgtcccgtgttcctgtcccgtgttcctgtcccgtgttcgtGTCccctgttcctgtcccgtgttcctgtcccgtgttcctgtcccgtgttcctgtcccgtgttcctgtaccgtgttcgtgtcctgtgttcatgttcatgtcccgtgttcctgtcccgtgttcgtgtcccgtgttcctgtcccgtgttcctgtcccgtgttcctgtcccgtgttcctgtcccgtgttcctgtcccgtgttcctgtcccgtgttcgtGTCccctgttcctgtcccgtgttcctgtcccgtgttcctgtcccgtgttcctgtcccgtgttcatgttcatgtcccgtgttcctgtaccgtgttcgtgtcctgtgttcatgttcctgtcccgtgttcctgtcccgtgttcctgtcccgtgttcctgtcccgtgttcgtGTCccctgttcctgtcccgtgttcctgtcccgtgttcctgtcccgtgttcctgtcccgtgttcatgttcatgtcccgtgttcctgtaccgtgttcgtgtcctgtgttcatgttcctgtcccgtgttcctgtcccgtgttcctgtaccgtgttcgtgtcctgtgttcatgttcctgtcccgtgttcctgtcccgtgttcctgtcccgtgttcctgtcccgtgttcctgtcccgtgttcctgtcccgtgttcctgtcccgtgttcgtGTCccctgttcctgtcccgtgttcctgtcccgtgttcctgtcccgtgttcctgtcccgtgttcatgttcatgtcccgtgttcctgtaccgtgttcgtgtcctgtgttcatgttcctgtcccgtgttcctgtcccgtgttcctgtaccgtgttcgtgtcctgtgttcatgttcctgtcccctgttcctgtcccgtgttcctgtcccgtggtCCTGTCCCGTGTTCGTGTCCcgtgttcatgttcatgtcccgtgttcctgtaccgtgttcgtgtcctgtgttcatgttcctgtcccgtgttcctgtcccgtgttcctgtaccgtgttcgtgtcctgtgttcatgttcctgtcccgtgtccctgtcccgtgttcctgtaccgtgttcctgtcccgtgttcctgtcccgtgttcctgtcccgtgttcctgtcccgtgttcctgtcccgtgttcgtGTCCCGTGTtcatgtcccgtgttcctgtcccgtgttcatGTCCCGTGTTCATGTTCCTGTTCTGTGTtcatgtcccgtgttcctgtcccgtgttcgtGTCccctgttcctgtcccgtgttcctgtcccgtgttcctgtcccgtgttcctgtcccgtgttcctgtcccgtgttcctgtaccgtgttcctgtcccgtgttcgtGTCccctgttcctgtcccgtgttcctgtcccgtgttcctgtcccgtgttcctgtcccgtgttcctgtcccgtgttcctgtaccgtgttcgtgtcctgtgttcatgttcatgtcccgtgttcctgtcccgtgttcgtgtcccgtgttcctgtcccgtgttcctgtcccgtgttcctgtcccgtgttcctgtcccgtgttcctgtcccgtgttcgtgtcccgtgttcctgtcccgtgttcctgtcccttgttcctgtcccgtgttcctgtcccgtgttcctgtcccgtgttcctgtcccgtgttcctgtcccgtgttcctgtcccgtgttcgtGTCccctgttcctgtcccgtgttcctgtcccgtgttcctgtcccgtgttcctgtcccgtgttcctgtaccgtgttcgtgtcctgtgttcatgttcatgtcccgtgttcctgtcccgtgttcgtgtcccgtgttcctgtcccgtgttcctgtcccctGTTCCTGTACCGTGTTCGTGTCctgtgttcatgttcatgtcccgtgttcctgtcccgtgttcctgtcccctgttcctgtcccgtgttcctgtcccgtgttcctgtcccgtggtcctgtcccgtgttcgtgtcctgtgttcatgttcatgtcccgtgttcctgtaccgtgttcgtgtcctgtgttcatgttcctgtcccgtgttcctgtcccgtgttcctgtaccgtgttcgtgtcctgtgttcatgttcctgtcccgtgttcctgtcccctgttcctgtcccgtgttcctgtcccgtggtcctgtcccgtgttcgtgtcctgtgttcatgttcatgtcccgtgttcctgtaccgtgttcgtgtcctgtgttcatgttcctgtcccgtgttcctgtcccgtgttcctgtaccGTGTCCGTGTCCTGTGTtcatgttcctgtcccgtgttcctgtcccgtgttcctgtaccgtgttcgtgtcctgtgttcatgttcctgtcccgtgttcctgtaccgtgttcgtgtcctgtgttcatgttcctgtcccgtgttcctgtcccgtgttcctgtcccgtgtccCGTGTCTTTATTAACGTGTTGTTTCTAACGGGTCAGGTTTACCACGGCCCTGCGCAGAACGTGCTGGAGTATTTCTCAGATATCGGTAGGAACATGTTCTCCACTTTGTGATGCTGTGACCTCACGTGACCTGCAGGTGATGACATCATGACCTCTGTTTCCCAGGGTACACCTGTGAGCCGCACAACAACCCCGCAGACTTCTTCCTCGACGTCATCAACGGAGACGCCACCGCGGCCATCGGCCACAACCTGGATGAAGGTTTGTTATgaggaccaaacaggaaatgagtccacaatattatgactttatttaaaaatataacttgttttttcttattttgcaATTGATGATTTAATTTACGGCAATATTTGAATTCTGTTCTTCAACATGGCTCTTATACCAGTGTGTTAGAAGTGTGATATaaacatccatcatcatctAAAAGTTCTGTTGTTAATAATTTACAGAAtctggatctgtgtctgaacgtGTTTTGATTTGAATCCAGATTCAGACTCGGTGTCGAAGTCCAGACAAAGTATCGAGGACAAACTGGTGGAGGAGTACAGGAGCTGCCAGTACTCCCAGCAGACCAGAGCCGAACTGGGTGAGTTCTCTACTCAACGTCTTCTGTTCGTTTGTTTCATCTGAACCGAACTCTGTCAGTAACATTACAGCTGTAGCTACATGAAGCTGTTCAGTCTGAACTGTTCtctttttaatgtgaaatgaaaactgAGGTTGATTGTCCAGTTTCTACTTTAACTACTTTGTCAGATTTAAGAAATATAGTGATTTTTCCTGCAGAATCTCAGTTTTGTGTTGCGTCGCTTGTTGTgcggccagcagggggcagtgagGAGGGGTCCGAGTTTCTTACTCACAGCATCAGCGTGAATTAAAAAACACTGGAACCCGAGTCGAGGCCGACAGCTTGTAGGTCTGACAGTTTGACGAACAtcagaacatgaaaacaacctGAACATGAACAGACCCGTTTCCTTTGATGTTTCAGTCTCATGTGTGTTCCAGTTGTTGTGTAGCTCCTGCTTCTGGATGTAGTTGTGTAGAGATGATTTTGAGTTATGAGTAATGTCAGCTGACGTCTCTCAGGAAGGATCGTCCAGGGGAAGCAGACGGTGAAGATGTCTCGCTCCAGAACCATCACGTACAGCACCGGCTTCCTGACCCAGTTCCGATGGGTTCTGAAGAGAACCTTCCAGAACCTGCTGCTCAACCCTCAGACCTCCGTGGCTCAGGTGAGGACGAGCCGACACAGGCCACAACATGTTAATCACATGTTAGTCACATGTTGCTGAAGCTGCTGAGGACCCTGGTGGTCACTGTAGGAACTGCAGCTCAGTGTGTTCTCTCTGCAGATCGCTGTCACCTTGTTCCTCGCTCTGATCGTAGGAGCCATCTTCTACAACGTCCAGGAGGACCAGAGTGGAATGCAGAACAGGTACTCTACTGTACTCTACTGTACTCTGATCTACTCTACTGTACTCTACTGTGTTCTACTGTACTCTGATCTACTGTACTCTACTGTGATCTACTGTGATCTACTGTACTGTGAGTCTTTGACTGTAGACGTTGTATGAATGCTGTTAGCAGTCATACTAATACCGTGACAGTAGTAATACaagtagtactgtagtactacTCTTCACTCTCAGTAACCATTGTGTTTCTCTAGGGTCGGAGCTTTGTTCTTCGTCGTCATCAACCAGTGTTTCAGTTCCCTGTCGGCCGCCGAGCTCTTCATCTCCGAGAGGAAACTCTTCATGTGGGtctgacacacaaccacacaaccacacacacaaccacacaaccacacacacacaaacaaccacacaaccacacacacacacacacagaaccacacaaccacacacacacacacaaccacacacaaccacacaaccacacgtTTAATAAGGTTCCTCATAAGGTTCCTCACTTTGTTCTGTGTCAGTTTCAAACAGCCTCAGTTCAATAGGACGTTAACTGTCTCCGTGTCTGTGATGTCTTCACAGTCATGAGTACACCAGTGGTTACTACCGTCTGTCCGTCTACTTCCTGTCCAAGCTGCTGTCGGACATCCTCACCCTGAGGACCATTCCTGCCATCGTCTTCAGCTGCGTGGCCTACTTCCTGATCGGTGACTCCTCTACACTTCTGCTGCAGTTTCATTTATTCTTCAGTGATCGATATGATGTAAGTTCTTCAGGTTGTCAGGTGAccttgtccctgtgtgtgtgtgtgtgtgtgtgtgtgtgtgtgtgtgtgtgtgtgtgtgtgtgtgtgcaggtctgAAGCCCACCCCCGAggccttcttcctcttcatgttCACCGTCATGCTCGTGGCCTACACCGCCACCTCCATGGCTCTGGCCATCTCCGCCGACCAGACGGTGGTGGCCATCGCCAACATCTTCATGACCATCACCTTCGTCTTCATGATGGTAATGTGGGTCCACTGGGTTACAGGGCTGGTTGGTTACTGAGCCACCAgctagttagttggttagtttAGTCTCATGAGATCAACCACCGAGAAACACGGTTTGAGAACTGATGCAAAATCTGTAAACGCTCAAATTCACACCAACAATTCAGATGCataaaaactctctctctctccttaccttcctccctctctccccctccctctccccccctctctctccttaccttcctccctctctccccctccctctccccccctctctctctctctctccttaccttcctccctctctctccctccctccctccctctctccccctccctctccccccccccctctctctctctctccccctccctccctctccccccctctctctccttaccttcctccctctctccccctccctctccccccctctctctctctctctccttaccttcctccctctctctccctccctccctccctctctccccctccctctcccccccctctctctctccctctctccccctccctccctccccctccctctccctccctccctccttctctctctcccccccctctctctctcagatcttTGCCGGCCTCCTGGTGAACATTCCCTCCATCGCCGGTTGGCTCGCCTGGTTGAGGTACTTCAGTATTCCCAGATATGGTCTGAGTGTAAGTTCACAAACCTTCATCACATCAGAACGTTTCAATATGTAATGTAACTGACGTGTGAAAAGTAACAAGTTACTTGTTTCAGGCTCTGCAGGCGAACGAATTCACCGGACTGAACTTCTGTCAGGGACTCAACACAACCCTCATCCCACCTGGACTCGCGTAcgtaacacacactcacaaccacacacacacacacacacacacacacacacacacacacacacacacacacacactcacatacacacacacacacactcacatacacacaaatacacacaaccacacacacacacacacacacacacacacacacacacacacacacacacactcacatacacacacacacacactcacatacacacaaacacacactcacaaccacacacacacacacacacacacacacacacacacacacactcacatacacacacacacacactcacatacacacaaacacacacaaacacacacacacacacacacacacacactcacatacacacacacacacacacacactcacacacacacacacacacacacagtgtgtagCTGCCTGGCTGTTGGAGAgccttgtgtgtttccaggacCAGGGGCGCCGAAAAGGGGGGGTAAAGGAGACGGATTCTAGGGGCCCATGATGGAGGGGGGCCCAGAGAGGCccctaatgatgatgaaattataatacagaaaaaataatgacactAAGTTATTAACTAACATATAatcacacatgttttattttccatgtccTGGTAACAattcctttatttgttttggaagCATCAACCCCTGCAgggcccccccttccccccctctatttACGTAAAATGGTTCAGTCCGACTGGATCAGCTGCAGCCGGTAGCGCACCGGCGTTTTGTCACAGACAGCATGCCACAGGGCAAAGCGGAGGAGACAGCAGTATGCCTCAAAAATCAGGCagccaaaaaagaaaggaaaataaattaagagaggagaaggagttgaAGGGTCGACAATATGTCACCAAGTATTTCCAAAAAAAAGGTGGGTTTGTTGTGGTGGAAAGTTATGGATATTAACTTTGTCCCTGTCTGTGGTCTATAAGCTAGCTcacttttctcaccatgttagcTCAAGAAAACTcaggatttttacattttactgctaTATTAGTTAAATAATCAATCCAGTCAAACATTTATCAAGCTGTTCTTATTCAATAATAGTTGATCTCCCCTCTGTCAAAATGATGCCTCATTCTGAACAGAGTCAAGTGcaccagaagctgcagcagctgtctgtcagCCCCCAACTCCCCCTGCCCCTGAATCAGCCCCAGTGCCCCCacatcagcagctgtgtgtgttgaaataataataataataataataataataatacataatataatacaaaatataatacattttactacagtctcaaaacaatacaaagatgaaggtaattcattaattaaaatgaattaaataaaaggcattttgaacaattttaatggtttaaaaagcataaacccttttaaaaaatgaaatagaagaCGTGCAgtaagaacagaggagaacatcTGTGGTGTGTGCAGCAGACTGGGGTGACTGCTCTCAGTCCAATCAGAGAAGTTTACATGTTGGTGACTATGCTATTACAAATAGTTATATTATAGGAAATCCTATATAATTAATGTATGTCATGTACACTCTACAGAGCCAGGTCCAGGACCCTCTTCTGGTTTGTCAGGGAGggatgtggaggaagtggaggaagagataGAAGAGGGTACAGATGACAGTGAGAGTGCAGAAACACA is a window encoding:
- the LOC128430526 gene encoding LOW QUALITY PROTEIN: broad substrate specificity ATP-binding cassette transporter ABCG2-like (The sequence of the model RefSeq protein was modified relative to this genomic sequence to represent the inferred CDS: deleted 1 base in 1 codon), giving the protein MSRIQMETRSNGASTHGATVSFHDIYYKVSQGGRCFSRKKESKDILIDLNGIMKPGLNAIMGATGSGKSSFLDVLAARKDPCGLSGEVLIDGAPQPPNFKCLSGYVVQDDVVMGTLTVRENFTFSAALRLPSSISAQDKEQKVNRVIQELGLSRVADSRVGTQLIRGISGGERKRTNIGMELIIDPPVLFLDEPTTGLDASTANSVLLLLKRMASHGRTIILSIHQPRYSIYRLFDSLTLLVTGKQVYHGPAQNVLEYFSDIGYTCEPHNNPADFFLDVINGDATAAIGHNLDEDSDSVSKSRQSIEDKLVEEYRSCQYSQQTRAELGRIVQGKQTVKMSRSRTITYSTGFLTQFRWVLKRTFQNLLLNPQTSVAQIAVTLFLALIVGAIFYNVQEDQSGMQNRVGALFFVVINQCFSSLSAAELFISERKLFIHEYTSGYYRLSVYFLSKLLSDILTLRTIPAIVFSCVAYFLIGLKPTPEAFFLFMFTVMLVAYTATSMALAISADQTVVAIANIFMTITFVFMMIFAGLLVNIPSIAGWLAWLRYFSIPRYGLSALQANEFTGLNFCQGLNTTLIPPGLACTGEEFLARQGVDYSTWGLWQNHLALGVMTVLFLTITYLKLHFIKKFS